The genomic window GGCTTTTTCCTGATTGAACTCTGTTAATTTACCAGATTCTTCTGCAAAGTCTTTTCCAGTTTTAGGATTAAGGATACCTGTGGCAACAAATCCATTAATTTCTTTTGAACCATCACCTAAAATAGTATCAGCGATTTCTTTTGAGTTGATTGAGTAGCCAATCGCTTTACGCAGATTTTTATTAGATGCTAATTTATTTTTAAAATTATATTGAATATAGTAACTTGACGGATATTCCCTAACAATGAAGTCAGCATTATCTTTTTGTTGTTGAGCAAATTCGCCTTTAACTGGAATAATATCGACTTCATCAGCTTGATACATATTTAAGCTAGTTCCATTTTCTTTGACAACAGTCACATTAATTTCATCTAATGACACATGTTTCTTCTCACGGTATTGATCGTTTTTTATGTAATTCCAAGTAGTATTTGTTCCATCCCATTGATCCAGTTTGAAAGCACCGTTATAAACTAAATTTTCACTTGAGGTAGCATAGTTATCGCCAAATTCCTCAACAGCTTTTTTATTTTGAGGGTAGAAGGTCGGTTTAGCTAATAGAGAATTCAGGTATGGAATCGGTTTTTCAAGAGAAATTTCAATCGTGTAATCATCTAGAGCTTTAACACCTAGTTCTTCAGGTTTTTTCTCACCTTTAGTGATAGCGTCAGCATTTACTATACCTGAAAAAAGGTAAGCATACTCAGAAGAAGTCACCGGGTTAACTGTTCGTTGCCAAGAGTAAACAAAATCATGAGCTGTAACAGGCTCACCATTACTCCATTTACCATCTTCTTTTAATGAAATAGTATATGTAAGCCCATTATTTGTTGGCTCAACAACTTCTTTAGCTAATGCAGCTTGTGGAATACTATCATCATTGAATTCATAAAGACCCTCCATTGTTTGACTAATAGCAGAAAAGCTGACAACATCAACCGCTTTTGAAATATCCATTGTGGGTAATTCAGCAGACTCAACAACTGATAATAGTTGTTTGTTATTTTTTTGCTTGTTACTATTTGTGCTATCTAAGTT from Vagococcus martis includes these protein-coding regions:
- a CDS encoding peptide ABC transporter substrate-binding protein codes for the protein MKKNVMLGAITSSLILFAGCSSNNLDSTNSNKQKNNKQLLSVVESAELPTMDISKAVDVVSFSAISQTMEGLYEFNDDSIPQAALAKEVVEPTNNGLTYTISLKEDGKWSNGEPVTAHDFVYSWQRTVNPVTSSEYAYLFSGIVNADAITKGEKKPEELGVKALDDYTIEISLEKPIPYLNSLLAKPTFYPQNKKAVEEFGDNYATSSENLVYNGAFKLDQWDGTNTTWNYIKNDQYREKKHVSLDEINVTVVKENGTSLNMYQADEVDIIPVKGEFAQQQKDNADFIVREYPSSYYIQYNFKNKLASNKNLRKAIGYSINSKEIADTILGDGSKEINGFVATGILNPKTGKDFAEESGKLTEFNQEKAQEYWKKAKLELGNTPLNFTLLASDTDSAKKLAEYVQGQLESTLDGLKINVSAIPFSNRLDKMSNGDFEIVLAGWSATFADPVDFLQLANVDASMNFGKWNNEEYGKIMNDVTNTYAADSDKRWESMIEAHKLMMEELPYQPLYQSSEAFLVKPKVKGLVYRALGSPYYKNVTVE